The sequence CTCCTGAACTCCCTGGAACTCAGCGTTCGTCCCGTACAGTAGTAATCCGCTCCACGTTGAATAGTCCCTTTTTACCTGGTTGAGGTAGGCTCCCCGCTGGTCGTTGAAAAGCCCAAAGATGACTCCTATGGCTTGAAGGTCGGGGAATGTGAAATCGGTTGGTGAATGTCCTATGATAATGTCCGAATTAGGGTCAACGGGTACTGTGGAGGTGCTATTTGGGGAAACTGTTCGCTCAAACATCTTGAATATTCCGCCAATTGACACTCCGATTGTGCCCCCTTCGGATTCGAGAGTGAGCACTCCAACGGGAGGACCAAAAGTTCCATAGGGTGTCCAGAAGCTTCTTTTCCATGAGCCCGTTTTTCGAATGTAATAACTAACGTTCCCGGGTTCAACTATAAAGGGGAGTGAGGGGTCCCACTCTTCTGTGGCCTGGTACCACAGGCCAGTATGACCGTAGAATTTACCGTTCAGGTCAAAAACTGCACTGTCATTAAGCTGGAGTTTATAGACTCCCGTTATGACCGCACGTTTTGTAAATATCTTATACCAGACTATGTCCTCCGGGATGCTTTGGTCGTGGGGCGGTTCTATGATGACCTCTGAGGTGCCAACGTCCCAGAGTCTAGGGGGTGTTGTGTTTTTCTTAACTAGTGTCAGTATAGAAACGTTGTTGAGCTCAATCCTAACTCCAATTGTGGCCCAGTTATTGCTTATTTCCAATACTCTGAACCTGATTTTAGTGTCGTTGAGTGTCAGAATCCTGAAAACCGTTCCGTTACACTCGTAAAAGATAACCGACGTGGCCTTCGAAATGTTGCTGACATAACCTTTGCCGTTTAAGTACTGGATATATGGGTCATATCTTTCGGCAATGTACTCGATGTAAACTCCTGGCTTGACCCAGTAGGGTGCTGCGAGCGCTGAATGGAAGCTCCCAATGAGGATGAACATTGTAACCAACATCGAGGGAATGGCCTTCTTCATTTTATCTTCCCCCAACCTCTTGCCGCCACGATAGAGCCGAGGAGAACCAACGACACCCAGAACATGTACCTCAATGGTGTTTGGGCCTTTGAGAATGGAACCTCCTGAACTTTCTGAAACTCAGCGTTCGTGTCATAGAGCAACAGTGTACCCGCCCACACAAATTTTTCCTTTATCTGATCGTCATAGGCGGCGCGCTGGTCTAAGAAAGTCGCGAAGGGAATCCCAATGGCCGCGAGGTCGGGGGAAATCAGTATCGTGAGCGTTGTAGGGGACAGCACCAGCCCCGTCGCGGGATCATAACGTAAATCATCTGGAGTCTGAGTGCTGAACTCCACGGTGTTTTTGATAATAAGTGGAGGGCCAAGTAGGGACAGAGTGGCAACCGGCGGTCCGAACTCACCGTAGTACGTTTTCAGAGTCCTGTCCATCGAGGATACTTTCTCAACCTTCATCGTCCAGTTTAGGGAGGGAAGAACCACAAAGGTCTCGTTTTTCTTGGGAGCCATGTCTGGGTCTGTATCAACCCACAAAAACGTGTGCCCGTAGTACGTCCCGTTCAGGCTGAAGACGGCGCCGTTGCTCTTCCTTACTCTGTAGACGCCCGTGATGGTGAGGGAGCGCAGGTACACCTTGTAAGCACGGCCCTCGAAATCGATATGGGTTGGTAGAGTTTCAATTTTTATAACTTCGTCCTGCCGCCAGATTGGGGTCAGGTTTTTCCCTTCCGGGACGCTGACTTTGACGGTCACGTTGCTCATGTCAATGCGGACGCCGATGGTTAGGTAGCCCTCGCGCTCGTCCAGAATGGAGAACTTGAGGTAAGTGTCGTTGTACGCGAGTATTCTGTAAGTGGTGTTAGGGACAAAGTAAAAAATATCGGCGGTTCTTAACTTGTGGGGAGAATACCCCTCGGAGATTAGATGTTCGATGTACGGGTCATACCTCATGGCCGCGTACTTGATGTAAACTCCTGGCTTGACCCAGTAGGGTGCTGCGGTTGCCGCGTTTGCCCCGGCCAGCAGGGCTATGAAGACCGTGACCGTTATGAAGGCCCAGCGTTTCATTAGAATACCCCCTGCGGAATTTTAACGGGAAAGCAGGAAAAAAGAAAGAAATCTAGCAAAGATCAGATATACGGCCATCCGGCGGAAGCTATGTCTTGCTCTACAAAATTGTCAGTTATTGGGTTCTTAACGAGGGTCACAGATTCAATGCCATTGCTGTCGGGAATGTTGTAATGGAAGGCAATGTATCCGGCCTTCTCACCCTCTCCTGTAAGATCCCCACTTCCATACCTGTATGTTATCTCGTAGCGGGTGTATGGGTGTGCCGGGTCGTACTGAACCCCGACCTCCGCGTATGCCCAGCCGTACTCCCCATCGTGTCTCTGGTGCACCGAGGTGACTTCCCACCGCATTGCTGCCGCGAGCCCTGCCGCCACTACCAGCAGACCAAACAACACGGCAACCAGCTTTTTCATTGCTGACCCTCCTGCCCGGCGGGATATTAGTACTCCTGCCAGGCAATATTAATCAACGCAGATTAACATTTAAGCTTTACTTCGAATTTTCGTTAATCGCAATAAAAAATCAAGGTCTAAAATGATAAATTCATGAAAAAGTTTCTAAGAACTGCATAGCAATTTGTCAAAAGAAGGTATCAAACTCGGATAATATTACCACACAGCTGACTATTTATGCGCGCAAGCGGACACAAAGTAAAGAAAAAGCAAAAAGTCACTCCTTTTCCCTTACAACGCGGACGAGCTTGTATCTCCGCCCTGAGCACTCCACGTCGTCGAGGATCTCAAGGATCTTGACCGTGTCCCCCTCAAAGAGTCCTTCCGGCTTTACGAGCTCTGCCTTTTCGGGGTCGGGGCAGTCCACGAACTTCAATGTTATCTTGGAGCCGACTATTGCCAACCTTGGATCAACGAGTATCTCTATCGCCGGTTCAACGACCTCGACCACGCGCACCTTGCCCTCGTGGAGCGGACAGGAGTGCTCTATGTTCCTGACTTTGACTATCTTGTACCTCCTCCCGGGTTCGAGGTTTCCAACGCAAACCCTTGCCAGTCTGCAACTCTTGCACGGGTCAGCAGGCCCGTAATAGATGAACTCAACTCCAGGTTTTGCCAGTTTTTCCCCAACCAGTGTGATGACCACCTCAAACACCTCCTGCTAACTCTATAACTCATTAAGACATGACAGTTAAATGACCCCTGTGATTTTAGCGGCCTTTTCAGCGGCCTCCCAGGTCAGGCCCTCTTTTCCAAGTATAGTATATCGTTCGGGTCTTATGGTGTGGGCAATGGTGAGGGCCTTGATTATGATCTCCGGATCAATCCCGAGCTCGTATGCGTTGGTAGGGGCACCAACCCTCTTTAAGGTTTCCCTAACCCTTTCCCACTTCAGCCCGTGAAGGTAGGCTATTATTATCGTCCCGACGCCACACTGTTCGCCGTGGAGAGCGGGCTTAGGGGCCAGCATGTCAAGGGCGTGGCTGAAGAGGTGTTCAGCCCCGCTCGCAGGTCTTGAAGAGCCGGCTATGCTCATCGCAACCCCACTTGAGATCAGACCCTTGATGACCTTCCTTACGCTCTCCTCGCTGCCCAGTCGGATTATGTCCGCGTTCTTCATGACCATTTTGGCGCTCATCAAAGAGAGCGAAGCCGCATACTCGCTGTAGTACTCCCCGCGGATCCTGTGGGCCAGCTGCCAGTCCCTGACCGCCGTCAGGTTGCTGATTATGTCTCCCACACCCGCTGCAAGGTAGCGGTAGGGGGCTGTTTTAATCACCTTAACATCAGCTATGACTGCAACAGGAGGTCTGGCCTTCACGGATGTCTTTGAGCCGAGATCCTTTATTGAGGCGTTGGCACTCGCTATGCCGTCGTGAGAAGCCGTCGTTGGAAAGCTTACGAAGGGTATTTCCGTACGATAGGAGGCAAGCTTGGCGACGTCGATTATACTGCCGCCGCCAACTGCTATGACCCAGTCGGCAGAGGTTTCCCTGATTACACTAATGACCCTCTCAACTTCCTCCATTGTGGCCCCTCTCACAACGACTCCAGAAGCTTCAAACTCCCGGGAGAGGCTCTCCTCTACCTCTTCCCCAGCTATCTTCTTTGTTTTGGGGCCATAGAGAACGAGAACCCTCCTACCCAGTTTCAGCCTCTTTGCAACGTTCACCGTTTCCCCCGCCAGGTTCTCGCCGAGCAGGACTTCTCTAGGGAGCTCCATCAGGTGCACTTTCTTCACCTCATCTAACTAAGGTGCCAGGACTTAAAAATTGATTGGAAGATTTGAAGTATAAAGAGATCGGTCAAGTCAATTACCCGAAGGAAACCTTTAAGTGCCCCTCCCCCAGTCTTACACGGTGGTCGAATGGGGCTTCAGGAGTTCTTTCAGAAGTACTTTATAGACCCAATCAAGTACAATCAGGGCTACAACCCCGTGAACACTCTCACATACGCCGTAATTCTCGGAATTGCTGTTTTGCTCCTCTACAGGTTTCTAAAACGGCTAAACGTCCGGGTGGACGAGAGGTTTTTCGTGGCACTGATGCCCTATATCTTCCTGGGGCCGCTGATGAGGGCCATTACTGACATAGGGATGCTCCCAAGGACGTATCTCACGGTGAGCCCCGGGGCCTACTTCGTGATAGCTGCTTTCGCGATAGCGGCTTTGCTGATGGTGTGGAGGCACGTTGGGCCCGGAGAAAAGCTCTACCCCCTTTACCGGGACGTTGGATTCCTCCTCGTCGGTGGCCTGCTTTTCATCCTGGTAATAAACCTCGACAAGGTCAATTTTAGGTGGGAGTACTTCAAGTACTTCATTCCAAGCTTCTTAGCAGCCGAATTTTTTATATGGCTCCTTTCAAAGAGGTTCAAGCTCGTCAGGAACAACAGCGTACTCTTTTACACCCACTTCTACGACGCAACGACGACCTTTGTGGGGATACAGTTCTTCGGCTACTGGGAACAGCACGTCCTGGCGAGGACACTGATAAACCTAACCGGTACTGCAGCAGTTATGTACCTCATAAAGCTTGCCGTTCTGATCCCAGTGGTCTGGATCCTCGATGTAGAGATGAAAGATGAGGATCCCGATCTGATAAACTTTGTTAAGCTGGCAATGTTTATCCTCGGCTTTGGGCCGGGGACGAGGAACCTCCTCATAACGCTGATGGGGGTGGGAACGTGAGCGATCCTTCTAACGTTATGTGGAAGCAAGTCATCTTTTCACTTGCAAAAGACCTCGAAAAGGTTGTAATGCCAATCTTTGGCAAGCCGGAAGCCGGGAAAAACGTCGGGACGAATGTCAGCGGGGACATCACCAAGTACGTTGACAAAGTCGCCGAGGACATGACCTTGGAGAGGCTGAAGTCCCTCGGAGTGAACATCGTGAGCGAAGAAGTTGGCTTTGTTGACCTCGGAAGCGAATACACCGCAGTTATTGACCCAATTGATGGATCCTACAACTTCACAGCAGGTATACCCATCTTCGCCTTCAGCTTTGCGCTGTTCCAAAGGGAAAAACCCGTTTACGCGGCCCTCTACGAGTTCGCCACACAGAATTACTACGAGGCAATTCCCGGCAAGGGGGCCTTCCTGAACGGGGAACCGATAAGGGTTCGTCCACTCCCCCCTGCCAAAGCGGCCGTAAGCTTCTACACCCGGGGCAGGGGAGTAGGGCTGATCAGGCGCGTCAAGAGGGTCAGAGTCCTCGGAGCGATAGCCGTTGAGATGGCCTACCTGGCGAGGGGAACTCTCCAGGGGGTAGTGGACATAAGGAACTACGTGAGGCCTACTGACGTGGCCGCGGGCACGCTCTTGGTCAGGGAAGCGGGTGGAAAGGTCGTTGATGAGACTGGAAAGGACATTAAGATACACCTCAGCGCGGAAGAAAAGATGAACCTAATAGCAGCGAGCGACGGGGAACTCCTGAGGGTGATACTGGAAGAGGTGAATTCCGATGGCAGTTGAAGATCTGTTGAAGGCCGTCAGGCACGCGTGGCTCACGTATACCCTTGCACTCATCAATGTCATGGTTTACATCTATGAGCTATATCTGAGCGGTTCCATAGCGGAACCGTCTCCCTATGCCCTCCTTAAGCTTGGGCTTGTAAACATTCTCGTTACCGAGTACCATGAGTGGTGGAGGCTCTTCACGGCAATGTTCGTTCACCTCAGCTGGATCCACCTTGCCATGAACACGTTCTTCCTGATCTACCTCGGGAGCCAGCTCGAACTGTTCGTTGGCAAAGTGCGGTACTTAGTTCTCTACATCACAGCAGGCCTCTTCGGCAACGTCCTCACAGTAGCTCTCATGGATCCGTACACGATAAGTGGAGGTGCGAGCGGAGCCCTCTTCGGCATAGCAGGAGCACTGATAATGATCGAAGGGGTACTGAAAAGAAACATCCAGACCGCCCTTGCCAACGCATTTTTCCTGTTCCTGATAAACAGCTGGATGCCCCACGTCAACGCGGTGGCTCACCTCGGGGGCCTGCTCGTTGGGATCGCCTTCGGTTACCTTTATGGGAACTACGTCAAAGAAAAAATGGCAAAAATGCTTTACTGGGATGAATTTTACTGAGGTGGTAACATGATACGGGACGAAAGGTGGGAGGGCGTCTACTCCTTTGAGGACTCACCCTTTATAATGGAAATCCTTACCGAACTGAGGGACAAGAACACGGACAGCATAGCCTTCAGGAAGGGTCTAGTGAAACTTGGCAGGTACATGGGGTACGAGCTGACGAAGACAATGGACGTGGAAGAGGTGGAAGTCGAGACACCGCTGGAGAAGACAAAAGGGATAGTAGTGAAAGACAGGAGAAACGTTGTCATCATAACCGTTCTGAGAGCAGCGATACCCCTGATGGAGGGGCTGATAAAGGTCTTTGAACACGCAAGGGTTGGCATAGTCTCGGCATCACGCGGAAAGGCCCCAAAGTTCGAAATCGAGATGAACTACATCAAGATACCTAACGTTAAGCCAGATGATACCGTCATAGTGGCCGACCCCATGATAGCTACCGGCTCAACCCTCCTTAGGGTCCTTGAGGAAGTGTCAAAGTACGGAAAGCCAAAGAGGCTCATCATCCTGGGGGTGCTCGCTGCGCCCGAGGGGATAAGCAGGATCAAAGAGGCATTCCCCGAAGTTGAAATATTCGTGACCAAAATAGACAGAGAACTGAACGAGAAGGGCTACATCCTGCCCGGCCTCGGAGACGCTGGGGACAGAGCCTTCGGAGCCCCCTTAAAGAATCCATAATTCCCACTATTTCTTTTCTTTGGAATTTTAGCTCGGAAAAGTTAATCAGAGATGCGTTACAAACAACCCAACCGGCCTTTAAACAGGAAAGCAAAACTATTTTAAAGCCTAAACTTCACACCATACCTTGAAATGAAGCGAACAGTAACAGTAAAACTCCAGCCCTCAAAAGAACAAGCAAAAATTCTCTCCGAGCTAGCCGACCTTGGAGCCAAAGCCTGGAACAGAGTAAACTACCTGAGGCGACAAGAATTCTTCCAAGAACAAATCGTGGACTTCAACAAAACCGAGAAGACCATTTATGAGGAGTTTAAACGGGAAATCGGTTCCGCCACGGTTCAACAGATAGCGAGGAAAAAACGCTGAAGCCTGGCGGAGCTTCTTCTCCCTCCTTCGAAAAAAGCGTAATGGAGAACTCCCCAACTGGCTCAAGCCAAAACCACCGAACTACTTGAAAGAAGACGGGCGGAGGAAACCCTTAATCGTTCTCAGGAACGACCAGTACAAGATTGAGGGCAATAAACTAATCCTCAAAGGCCTCGGCAAATTCAAACGCCTTGAAGTCCAGTTTAAGGGCAGAATTCACCTGAAGGGAAAGCAGGGACGGTTAGAGATAACCTACGACCCCGTTAAGCGGAAGTGGTATGCTCACGTCAACCTTACTGTCGAGGAGAGGCTTGAGGGTGGGGAATGGGTAAGCGTTCCAAGAACGCCAAAAGGAAACCTTTCGGCGGGTATTGATCTAGGAGTGAACAATCTAATGGCCGTTTACGTGGATAATGGTGAGAGCTTTCTGCAATAAATCTGGTGCTAAAACGTGTCGGAAACTCAGGAGAATGCACGAGAAGGCTAAACTTCAGGCAAAGCACTACATTAACACGGCGGTAAGGCAAACTGTTAGAAGGCTTTACGAGTTGGGAATTAGTAGAATCGTGGTTGGTTATCCTAAAGGCATCGCCAGAAACTCTGATAAGGGTAAACGGCAGAACTTCCTCCTCTCCCACGTCTGGCGGTTTAATTACATTATCAAACGCCTCACAGAAGTTGCTGAGGAGTATGGTATTAAAGTTGTGCTCGTTGATGAGGCTTTCACTTCTAAGGTTTGCCCCGTTTGCGGGAAGCCTCACGAAGGGGCTCGTTTTGTTAGGGGGTTATTTAAGTGTCCCGCGACGGGGCTTGTCTTTAACGCAGACTTGGTTGGAGCGTTTAATATTTTGAAAAAGGCCGTGAAAACCATAACCCTGAACTTGGGCGGTTTGTTTGCCCAGGGAAGGGGTAACTGGCCTGAGGCCGGGCCAGAGGGGTTCGAAGAACCCGTTTTAACGGGTTGCTCTGATGAGAACCCCTCAAACCTCCCTGTCAATGGCGAGGGGTTGAGTCGAACCCTCGCCTTAGCTGGGGAGGAGGTCAGGAAAACCTTATTAGCGTTGAACTCAAAGATTAACTGCCCATAATCCAACCCGGAGGGGCTAAAATGAGAATCGAAATCAGACTCCGACCCGTTGGAGATGACCCAATTCTTCCCTTCAACTACAACTACGAAGTTTACCGCCAGATTGTTGAGAAGATAGCATTGATCTCCCCCCAGCTGGCACAGGAGGTGGAGGCCAGCCACATTGACCACTTCACGTTCTCCAGGATACTTGTTAGAAAGAGGGAGCTCATCCCAGAGAGGGGGATAAGGATTCTCTCCGAGACTGTATCTCTCTACATCTCGTCCGGCTCCCCCGATATCGTAGGGACGATAGTTGAGGGGTTCATGGCCAGCCCTTCTATGAGGATCGGGGAGACGGGCTTCGTTGCCGAGAATGTTAAGCCGCTCAAAGAGCCCGAAATAAAAGACGGGACCCTTTTCTCGACATTAAGCCCCATAGTTGTCCGCACCGTCAAGATCTCCGACAACAGAATGAAGATATGGGATCTGTACCCAAACGAGCCTACTTTCTTCGAGAAACTCAGAAAGGTAATGCTCCTCAGGTATTCGGAATTCCATGGGAGGACTCCTGAGGACTCTGCATTCAAAATTGAAGTAGTCAAGTTCAAGCCGGTTAGAATACTCGTGGCGGACACTTACTACCGTGGATCCCTTATGATATTCAGGTACTGGGGCTCGAAGGAGATAGCCCGGTTTGGATACGACCTCGGATTCGGCGAAAAGACCAAGTATGGGTTTGGTATGGTGAAGGTCATAGACGAGGATAGCAAGGATATATAGTCCACATCTTGAACTTTTTTCACAAGGATAGAGTTAAAAAGGCAGTTTCGGTAGTAGGTTTGGGTGAAAGAATGGGAAGTTTTGATGAGGTGAAGAGTCCAGAAACAGGTTACGATGATTACATCACGTTCCTCAAGAGGAGGATCAGGCAGCTTGAACTCCAAGTCAGAACTCTCGAAGCAGATAAGGAGAGGCTGGAAAGGGAACTTTCACGGCTGAGGACAGAGATGTCTCGGCTGAGACAGCCACCGGCCTTTGCAGGTACAGTCATTGAGATCCTCGATGACGATAGAGCAATAGTCCAGAACTACAACGGGCCGCGCTTTGTCGTCCGGATAGCCCCGTGGATAGAGCGGGACAAACTGAAGCCCGGCTCCAGGGTCGCTTTAGACCAGAGGACGATGGCAATAGTCGAGCTCCTGCCAACAGAGAAGGATCCGAGTGTTCTCGGTTTCGAGGTCATAGAGAAACCCCGGGTCACCTATCAGGACATCGGCGGCCTCGAGAGACAGCTGGCCGAGCTTAGGGAGGCCGTTGAACTGCCTCTGAAGCACCCCGAACTCTTTGAAAAGGTCGGAATCGAACCTCCAAAGGGAGTTCTCCTCTACGGCCCGCCAGGATGTGGAAAGACACTCATGGCAAAGGCCGTCGCAAACCAAGTCAATGCAACTTTCATCCGCGTCGTCGGCAGTGAGCTCGTCAGGAAGTTCATAGGAGAGGGTGCAAGGCTCGTCCACGAGCTCTTCGAGCTGGCCAAGGAGAAGGCCCCGACCATAATCTTCATTGACGAGATTGACGCAATAGGTGCCAAGAGGATGGACGAGACCACTGGCGGCGAGAGGGAAGTCAACAGGACTCTGATGCAGCTCTTAGCAGAGATGGACGGCTTCGACCCGAGGGGCAACGTCAAGGTCATAGCAGCGACCAACAGGCCCGACATCCTCGACCCTGCCCTCCTGAGGCCCGGCAGGTTCGACAGGCTCATAGAAGTCCCGCTTCCGGACTTCCGCGGCAGGCTTGAGATACTCAAGGTCCACACTAGGAAGATGAACCTAAGGAACGTTGACCTCAAGGTCATAGCGGAGATGACCGAAGGCGCCAGCGGAGCCGACCTGAAAGCCATAGCGACCGAGGCCGGAATGTTCGCCATAAGGGCCAGGCGCGAGTACGTCACACAGGACGACTTCCTGAAGGCCGTCGAGAAAGTCCTTGGCTCGGAGAAGAAGCTCGCCCAGACGATTGCGATGCACGAGGTCATGTACGGCTGACCCTTCTTTTCTTACCTATCGGGGGAGGGAGTGAATGGTCAGCAAACTGCTTGCCCTCGAAGCCTATCCGAGCCTCCGTGACTTGGACTTCAGGATACTCAGGGGAGTAGAGCTCAACATGAGGCACCATAAGTGGGTGCCGTTAGAGGACATAGCGCACTTCGCAAGGGTAGACGTCGAGACAGCATCGTTCAGGCTTGGCAAGCTCGACGACCTCTCACTGGTTAGGCGGAGGAGCGACATAGGCTACATCGGCTACCAGCTCACGATACACGGCTACGACGTGCTGGCGATAAGGGCCCTCGCCAAAAAAGGCGTCATAGAGGCAATAAGCACGGCCCAGATCGGTGTCGGGAAGGACGCGGACGTTTACGTCGGGATAACGCCTAGCGGTGAGCAAGTAGCTGTGAAGTTCAACAGGATAGGGGGCAGAACCGCATCGCGGAGAGCGGGCTACCACTCCCACGTCTTCGCAGACAAGCACCACACGAGCTGGCTTTACGTCTCAAGGCTCATAGCAAAGAAGGAGTACGACGCGCTTGTGCTCCTCAGCCCGATCGCAAGGGTTCCAAAGCCCATAGCCTGGAACAGGCACGCCGTAGTCATGGAGTTCATAGAGGGGACTGAGCTCGCGGAGCTGAGAGACGATGACCTTACAAGAGAGGAGGCAAAGAACATCCTGGACAGAGTCCTTGAGGAGTACCTCAAGATAGTGCGCTTCGGGATAGTCCATTCGGACCTGAGCGAGTTTAACGTCGTCCTGACGGGCGACGACATTCTGATAATAGACTGGGCCCAGCACATAACCACAGCCAACCCCGAGAGCTACGAGCTGTTGAGGAGGGACCTTCAGGTTATTCTCAACGCCTTCAGGAGAAGGTGGCGTGTTGAGAAGAGGTTTGAGGATGTCTGGCCGGAGTTTGAAAAGGCCTGGCACGAGAGTAGGGGTGAAAGGCATGAGTGAGGGGCGCGAGAGGATTGCCGCGCTCTTCCGGGAGGCCCTAGAGGCCGAAAATAGAAACGACTTCGAAACCGCCAAGAGGAAGCTTGATGAGATACTCCACGAGAGCCTTCATGTGGAGCCAGAGCTGTACTTCGAGGCCTGCTTCCGCCTCGTTGATATCTTCCTCCAGGAAGACAACTACAGGGGAGCACTCAAGTGCGCCCTCCGTGCAATCGTGCGGGCGCCGAGTGAAGACCACTACAGGCTCGGCCTGAAGAGACTCGGCGACATCCTAACGATAATCAAAAAAGAGGATAAGCTCTCTGAACTCGCGGAGAACATGGAACCCGCTCTCAAACTTGTCGAAGGCGACGAGGAGCTGTACCGCTTTGTCCAGGCTCTCATAAGGCTCGCAAGGGGAGAAAAAGTCAGTGAGAAGTTCGCACTTCCGGAACTCAACGAGGCCTTCGAGAGCCTAACCGGGTGAGGAACTCCTCAGTATACTCTTTTTTCGGCGGGAACGGGAAGTTATAGGGCTCTTTTTTAGGCCTCTCGTTGTAGTACGGCCTGTTGCAGGCCGGACAGCCGTGGGTCGCAAAGACCGACGGAGGGATCTCCAGGCTGTCCAGGTCAAAGCCCGCTATGGAGTCGCCCTCCATGATAACTCTGTCCCCAAGGCCATTCTCGATGAGCCACCTTGCCAGCTGGACTTTTCTGTAGCGTTCGAGGCTCGGGGGCGATGAGTTCTCAAGCCTCGTTCCCTTCAATGGTGTGAATGCGAAGAGTGAGACATCAGCACCCAGCGAGTAGGCCCTTTCAAACGTCTCGATCAGCTCCCTGTCCGTCTCCCCGAGCCCCACTATGACGTGAACCAGTGCCCTTCCAGGCCCGAAGACGTCAACGATTCTCCTGGTGAAGTTCCACATCTCCTCCCACTCGAAGTCGGGCTTTATCCTCTTGAACAGTCTCTCGGCCGCGACGTCCAGGCCAACGCCGATGTAGTCAACGCCGAGTTCCTTGAACTCTTCAAGGGTGTGGGTATCAACGGGCGTTATAGAGACCGAGACCGGTAGATTTAGGGGCCTAAATACCTCAAGCAGGGTGAAAACATCATCGAGCATTCCTGGATAGTCTATCGTCTGGAGGCATATCCTGCCGAAACGGCCGTTGGGAAGGGCCTTAATGACATCCTCAAGCTCAAACGCGGGCCAGGTAACGCGGGAGAGCTTATCAAGATCAGATTTACTTGAACGGGCCTGGGCACAAAAGGCGCAGTCGTTGGCGCATTTGCCGGGCCAGTATGTCATCAGATAGGCAGTCGTTGGCCGGGCCATTAGCTTCGCCCTGATAAGCCCCATTGCGATTGCAGTGCCATAGGACACCCTAACGAGCATTGAACTTCCCCCAGACAACGGGCGCGTAGAGGGTTATAAACCCACCCCCAAGGATCAGCGGGAGGACCGGAAAGACCCCCCAGTAGTCTCTCACCTGGGCGACGTAGCCTAGGACCACCTGGCCGGCAAGCGTTCCGAGGTCGAAGAACATGGTGTATATTCCTGAACCCATCGTCCTTATTCTCCGGGGCAGGTTTCCGAGGGCCATCAGCTGCATCGCTGGAACAGCTAAACCGAAGCCCGCCCCAATGAATGCGGCGCTGACGTAAGCGTAGGGCGGAAGAGTGTATACGTTCAGCAGGAGATAGCCTATAAGGAGAAGGACGAGGCCAAGGGTCGTCACTGGAAGAGGTCCTCTTCTGTCGGCGCTCCTGCCCCCAATAAGGCGCGTCATAAATGAGAACGTCCCGATGACCATCATGTAATAGCCAAAAGGACGCTGTTCAAGAGAAAGAGACTTATAGAGGGCAGGAAGATAAGTCGTGACACCCGCGTAGCTCATAGCGAATAGGAACAGCGTCAGCGAGGCGGAAACGAAGGTTACCCTTAGCAGCTCGCGGTAG is a genomic window of Thermococcus guaymasensis DSM 11113 containing:
- a CDS encoding proteasome-activating nucleotidase; translated protein: MGSFDEVKSPETGYDDYITFLKRRIRQLELQVRTLEADKERLERELSRLRTEMSRLRQPPAFAGTVIEILDDDRAIVQNYNGPRFVVRIAPWIERDKLKPGSRVALDQRTMAIVELLPTEKDPSVLGFEVIEKPRVTYQDIGGLERQLAELREAVELPLKHPELFEKVGIEPPKGVLLYGPPGCGKTLMAKAVANQVNATFIRVVGSELVRKFIGEGARLVHELFELAKEKAPTIIFIDEIDAIGAKRMDETTGGEREVNRTLMQLLAEMDGFDPRGNVKVIAATNRPDILDPALLRPGRFDRLIEVPLPDFRGRLEILKVHTRKMNLRNVDLKVIAEMTEGASGADLKAIATEAGMFAIRARREYVTQDDFLKAVEKVLGSEKKLAQTIAMHEVMYG
- a CDS encoding serine/threonine-protein kinase RIO2, yielding MVSKLLALEAYPSLRDLDFRILRGVELNMRHHKWVPLEDIAHFARVDVETASFRLGKLDDLSLVRRRSDIGYIGYQLTIHGYDVLAIRALAKKGVIEAISTAQIGVGKDADVYVGITPSGEQVAVKFNRIGGRTASRRAGYHSHVFADKHHTSWLYVSRLIAKKEYDALVLLSPIARVPKPIAWNRHAVVMEFIEGTELAELRDDDLTREEAKNILDRVLEEYLKIVRFGIVHSDLSEFNVVLTGDDILIIDWAQHITTANPESYELLRRDLQVILNAFRRRWRVEKRFEDVWPEFEKAWHESRGERHE
- a CDS encoding tetratricopeptide repeat protein, with amino-acid sequence MSEGRERIAALFREALEAENRNDFETAKRKLDEILHESLHVEPELYFEACFRLVDIFLQEDNYRGALKCALRAIVRAPSEDHYRLGLKRLGDILTIIKKEDKLSELAENMEPALKLVEGDEELYRFVQALIRLARGEKVSEKFALPELNEAFESLTG
- a CDS encoding radical SAM protein, whose product is MLVRVSYGTAIAMGLIRAKLMARPTTAYLMTYWPGKCANDCAFCAQARSSKSDLDKLSRVTWPAFELEDVIKALPNGRFGRICLQTIDYPGMLDDVFTLLEVFRPLNLPVSVSITPVDTHTLEEFKELGVDYIGVGLDVAAERLFKRIKPDFEWEEMWNFTRRIVDVFGPGRALVHVIVGLGETDRELIETFERAYSLGADVSLFAFTPLKGTRLENSSPPSLERYRKVQLARWLIENGLGDRVIMEGDSIAGFDLDSLEIPPSVFATHGCPACNRPYYNERPKKEPYNFPFPPKKEYTEEFLTRLGSRRPR